A region from the Paenibacillus humicola genome encodes:
- the recA gene encoding recombinase RecA, with product MSDRRAALEMALRQIEKQFGKGSIMKLGESAQLQVETVSSGSLALDIALGIGGFPRGRVIEIYGPESSGKTTFALHAIAEAQRSGGQAAFIDAEHALDPVYAGKLGVNIDELLLSQPDTGEQALEIAEALVRSGAVDIIVIDSVAALVPKAEIEGEMGDSHVGLQARLMSQALRKLSGAISKSKTIAIFINQLREKVGVMFGNPETTPGGRALKFYSSVRLDVRRVETIKQGNDMVGNRTRVKVVKNKVAPPFKQAEVDIMYGEGVSKEGSIIDIGVEMDIVQKSGAWFSFSGERLGQGRENAKQFLKDHPEISATIEQQIREANNMAAASMNPASFSSDEEDELDLGLE from the coding sequence TTGTCAGATCGCCGCGCCGCCCTTGAAATGGCTTTGCGTCAGATTGAGAAACAATTCGGAAAAGGTTCCATTATGAAATTGGGAGAATCCGCTCAGCTGCAGGTCGAAACGGTTTCCAGCGGATCCCTTGCATTAGATATCGCACTCGGCATCGGCGGTTTTCCGCGGGGCCGCGTCATTGAAATCTACGGTCCGGAATCGTCCGGTAAAACGACGTTTGCGCTTCATGCAATCGCAGAAGCGCAGCGCAGCGGCGGACAAGCCGCTTTTATCGACGCAGAGCATGCGCTTGATCCCGTCTACGCGGGCAAGCTGGGTGTCAATATCGACGAGCTGCTCCTTTCGCAGCCGGACACGGGGGAGCAGGCGCTCGAAATTGCCGAGGCGCTCGTGCGCAGCGGCGCGGTCGATATTATCGTCATCGACTCTGTGGCGGCACTGGTACCGAAGGCGGAGATCGAAGGCGAGATGGGAGATTCCCATGTGGGTCTGCAGGCCCGGTTAATGTCGCAGGCGCTTCGGAAGCTGTCCGGCGCGATCAGCAAATCGAAGACGATCGCCATCTTCATCAACCAGCTGCGCGAGAAGGTCGGCGTAATGTTCGGCAACCCGGAGACGACTCCCGGCGGACGCGCGCTGAAATTTTATTCCAGCGTACGGCTTGACGTTCGCCGCGTGGAGACGATTAAGCAGGGGAACGATATGGTCGGCAACCGGACCCGGGTGAAGGTCGTGAAGAACAAGGTTGCGCCTCCATTCAAGCAGGCGGAAGTCGATATCATGTACGGAGAAGGCGTTTCGAAAGAAGGCAGCATCATCGATATCGGCGTCGAAATGGATATCGTGCAGAAGAGCGGAGCCTGGTTTTCGTTCAGCGGCGAGCGCCTCGGACAAGGCCGGGAGAATGCGAAGCAGTTCCTGAAGGATCACCCTGAAATTTCCGCTACGATCGAGCAGCAAATTCGTGAAGCCAACAATATGGCGGCAGCCTCAATGAACCCCGCTTCGTTCAGCAGTGACGAAGAGGACGAGCTTGACCTGGGTCTCGAATAA
- a CDS encoding competence/damage-inducible protein A, with the protein MRAEIIAVGTELLLGQTVNTNATYLSQGLAELGIDVYFQTVVGDNAGRIRQAIELARTRADVVLFTGGLGPTQDDLTKDALADYLNLSLTEHGPSMKKIEEMAAKRGIPLIESNRRQANMIEGCTPLENEAGLAVGNALTVDGTHYVLLPGPPREMRPMFDGPAKAWLRTVSGEDRRLYSRTLKFAGIGESALEHQLIGLIDGQSDPTIAPYAKEGEVAIRLSTKALSEREAAGRLDETEAQIRSLVGEHLYAAEDIPLEEAVIRLLRSEGLKLASAESVTGGLLTQLITNIPGSSGEFLGGFVTYTNHMKHRLLGIPMAQLEGEGAPGAISESTAALMAERTLEITGGDYGVALTGVAGPAESEGKPVGLVYIGLAVRGGETEVYTAQLNGNRGMIRLRAAKSALYRLWLALKDRK; encoded by the coding sequence ATGCGCGCAGAAATTATCGCGGTAGGTACCGAGCTACTCCTCGGGCAAACCGTCAACACGAATGCGACTTACCTTTCGCAGGGGCTGGCGGAGCTCGGCATCGACGTTTATTTTCAAACCGTGGTCGGCGACAACGCCGGCCGTATCCGGCAGGCGATCGAGCTGGCGCGGACGCGGGCGGACGTGGTGCTGTTCACCGGCGGCCTCGGGCCGACGCAGGACGATTTGACCAAGGATGCGCTGGCGGACTATTTAAATCTCTCTTTGACCGAGCATGGACCGTCCATGAAAAAAATCGAAGAAATGGCCGCGAAGCGGGGCATACCGCTGATCGAAAGCAACCGCAGACAAGCGAACATGATCGAAGGCTGTACGCCGCTTGAGAACGAGGCGGGACTGGCTGTCGGAAACGCGCTGACCGTGGACGGGACGCATTACGTGCTGCTGCCGGGGCCGCCGCGCGAAATGCGGCCGATGTTCGACGGTCCGGCCAAAGCCTGGCTGAGGACCGTTTCCGGAGAGGATCGGCGCCTTTATTCCAGGACGCTGAAATTCGCCGGAATCGGCGAGTCCGCGCTTGAGCATCAGCTGATCGGGCTGATCGACGGCCAAAGCGATCCGACGATCGCGCCTTACGCCAAGGAAGGCGAAGTTGCGATCCGGCTGTCAACCAAGGCACTGAGCGAGCGGGAGGCTGCGGGAAGGCTGGACGAGACGGAGGCGCAGATTCGAAGCCTGGTCGGCGAACATCTTTACGCAGCGGAAGATATACCGCTTGAAGAAGCCGTTATTCGGTTGCTGCGATCCGAAGGTCTGAAGCTGGCCAGCGCGGAAAGCGTTACGGGAGGGCTGCTTACCCAGCTCATCACGAATATTCCCGGGAGCAGCGGCGAATTTCTTGGCGGTTTCGTGACGTATACGAATCATATGAAGCACCGGCTGCTCGGTATCCCGATGGCGCAGCTGGAAGGCGAAGGCGCTCCCGGCGCGATCAGCGAATCGACGGCCGCGCTCATGGCGGAGCGAACGCTCGAAATAACCGGCGGCGATTACGGCGTAGCGCTGACGGGTGTCGCGGGGCCCGCAGAGTCGGAAGGCAAGCCGGTCGGACTCGTTTATATCGGCCTTGCGGTCCGCGGCGGGGAGACGGAAGTATACACCGCCCAATTGAATGGAAACCGGGGAATGATTCGGCTCCGGGCGGCCAAATCGGCACTGTACCGCTTGTGGCTGGCATTAAAGGACCGGAAATAA
- a CDS encoding RecX family transcriptional regulator yields the protein MNSDSGPRDELRRIASVEQDRKEKRRYHLILDGGDEPFMTVHEDILIRFRLLKGREIHPDELKDIIRENERHRAYALALSYLGARPRTRTEIARYLARKELDEEACRHAVERLQQERLIDDDDYADRFVSERMRSQLKGRRLLQQELMQRGVAKETAKTAAEAQGDDAETEAAVKAARKKWPHLKGELRERKMKLAAFLLRRGFPAPIARRAVQAAAAAPEEDETCQWLDN from the coding sequence GTGAACAGCGATAGCGGACCCCGCGATGAGCTGCGGAGAATCGCCTCCGTAGAACAGGACCGGAAAGAGAAACGGCGATACCATCTGATTTTGGATGGCGGCGACGAGCCGTTTATGACCGTTCACGAGGACATTTTGATCCGGTTTCGGCTGCTGAAAGGAAGGGAGATTCATCCGGACGAGCTGAAGGATATTATTCGGGAAAACGAACGGCATCGCGCTTATGCACTTGCCTTGTCTTACCTGGGCGCCAGACCCCGCACCCGGACGGAGATCGCGAGGTATTTGGCGCGCAAAGAGCTGGACGAGGAAGCATGCCGTCATGCCGTCGAGCGGCTGCAGCAGGAGCGGCTTATCGACGACGACGATTATGCGGACCGCTTCGTTTCCGAACGGATGCGCTCGCAGCTGAAAGGGCGGAGGCTGCTGCAGCAGGAGCTCATGCAGCGGGGCGTCGCGAAAGAAACGGCCAAAACGGCGGCGGAAGCCCAAGGGGACGACGCGGAGACGGAAGCGGCGGTGAAAGCGGCGCGAAAGAAATGGCCCCATCTAAAAGGCGAGCTTCGCGAAAGAAAGATGAAGCTGGCCGCTTTTTTGCTGCGCCGGGGTTTTCCGGCGCCGATTGCGAGACGCGCCGTTCAGGCCGCCGCCGCTGCGCCGGAAGAAGACGAGACCTGTCAATGGCTTGACAATTGA
- the pgsA gene encoding CDP-diacylglycerol--glycerol-3-phosphate 3-phosphatidyltransferase yields MNLANRITLARIFLVPIIMFLLLININLKPLSFADFSITWNQILAALIFIIAASTDGLDGYIARKNKIVTNLGKLLDPLADKLLVAAVLISLVEMNKLGAWIAIVIISREFAVTGLRQIALLEGVVLAASKWGKWKTAVQITMIIALLLNNFPFTFVHFRFDLVSSWAAALITVYSGIDYFVKNKNLIPLTE; encoded by the coding sequence GTGAATTTAGCCAACCGCATCACGCTGGCCCGTATTTTTCTCGTGCCGATCATCATGTTTCTGCTGCTGATCAACATCAATTTAAAGCCGCTGTCTTTTGCCGATTTTTCAATTACTTGGAATCAGATTTTGGCGGCGCTCATTTTCATCATTGCGGCAAGCACGGACGGGCTGGACGGCTATATTGCCCGGAAGAACAAAATCGTCACCAATCTCGGCAAGCTGCTCGATCCGCTTGCGGATAAACTGCTCGTGGCGGCCGTGCTGATTTCGCTGGTGGAGATGAACAAGCTGGGGGCTTGGATCGCCATCGTCATTATTAGCCGCGAGTTTGCCGTGACCGGTCTTCGCCAGATCGCCCTCCTCGAAGGCGTCGTGCTGGCCGCGAGCAAATGGGGAAAATGGAAAACGGCCGTGCAGATTACGATGATCATTGCGCTGCTGCTGAACAATTTTCCGTTTACGTTCGTCCATTTCCGCTTCGATCTCGTATCCAGCTGGGCCGCGGCTCTCATTACCGTTTATTCCGGCATCGATTATTTCGTCAAAAACAAAAACCTCATTCCGTTAACCGAGTGA
- a CDS encoding helix-turn-helix domain-containing protein gives MSDLGALLRNAREQRGLTLEDVQEQTKIRKRYLEAIEEGNYSVLPGSFYVRAFVKNYSETVGLDADEVLRLYQKEIPLPAPEPIVEPVQRPRRSANSSTSDRWSRWGFRALMWSFLLLIVVIVYVFAINRPGGDNVNSADDGKMTNQTAPPPVNQPDGNAAKPGNSTANDGNTASGGTESNGGTADQTPPGGTADVPVTQTTLNLTRTSGKTDYYEISPVGTHKVEIKASGGSNWFGVSENSKDGKFLLQKTLKDGETAEVDFQGPVYINISNAKVLDVTIDGVPLNDGNKAGTWHMQVDPAEAAGTNGETANNPDA, from the coding sequence ATGTCGGATTTAGGCGCCTTGCTCCGTAATGCCCGGGAACAGCGGGGCTTGACTCTGGAGGATGTTCAGGAACAGACGAAAATACGCAAACGTTACTTGGAGGCGATCGAAGAAGGCAACTACTCGGTGCTTCCGGGATCTTTTTACGTCCGCGCTTTCGTAAAGAACTATTCCGAAACGGTCGGACTCGATGCGGATGAAGTGCTGCGATTGTATCAGAAAGAAATTCCTTTGCCCGCGCCGGAACCGATTGTCGAGCCGGTGCAGCGCCCGCGGCGTTCGGCTAACAGCTCCACATCGGACCGCTGGAGCCGCTGGGGCTTCCGAGCCTTGATGTGGTCGTTCCTGCTGCTCATCGTTGTCATCGTCTATGTGTTTGCGATCAACCGTCCGGGCGGGGACAACGTCAATTCGGCGGATGACGGGAAAATGACGAATCAGACGGCACCTCCGCCTGTGAATCAGCCGGACGGCAATGCGGCGAAGCCCGGTAACAGCACGGCAAACGATGGCAATACAGCAAGCGGAGGAACGGAGAGCAACGGCGGCACCGCGGATCAGACGCCACCCGGCGGCACAGCGGACGTACCCGTTACGCAGACGACGCTGAATTTGACCCGGACATCGGGCAAAACCGATTATTATGAAATATCGCCTGTAGGAACACATAAAGTGGAAATTAAAGCTTCAGGCGGCAGCAACTGGTTCGGGGTTTCTGAAAACAGCAAAGACGGAAAATTTCTGCTGCAGAAGACGTTAAAAGATGGAGAGACAGCCGAGGTCGATTTTCAAGGGCCGGTTTACATCAACATCTCGAATGCGAAGGTTCTCGACGTGACGATCGACGGCGTGCCGTTGAATGACGGGAACAAAGCCGGAACCTGGCATATGCAGGTTGATCCGGCTGAAGCGGCGGGAACGAACGGAGAGACGGCAAATAATCCGGACGCTTAG
- the rimO gene encoding 30S ribosomal protein S12 methylthiotransferase RimO — translation MTERVKVVTLGCEKNLVDSEIMSGLIHERGYRLVDQPEEATVIIVNTCGFIDAAKEESVNTILDMAELKQTARLKALIVSGCLTQRYKQQLMEEMPEIDGIVGTGDFHHINDIVDEALRGKKPVRVGNPVFDYERKLPRLVATPRYTAHVKIAEGCDNACTFCSIPIMRGKFRSRSIESIVDETKRLAAQGVKEISLIAQDSTNYGTDLYDTFMLPELLRRVSEVDGIAWVRLHYAYPGFFTDELIETIASNPKICNYIDMPLQHSEDSILKRMRRPGRQRDARELVAKIRSRISDAAIRTSMIVGFPGETDEDFERLCQFVREMKFDRLGVFTYSPEEDTPAVRLPDHVPDEIKEWRANTLMEIQREVSRASSGKYIGREIDVLVERYDGRSDIFVGRSVYDAPEIDGEVFISNCRVQIGEIQKVRITHAYEFDMSGEGLS, via the coding sequence ATGACGGAAAGAGTGAAGGTAGTCACGCTGGGATGCGAGAAAAATCTCGTCGATTCGGAAATCATGTCCGGGCTTATTCACGAGCGCGGATATCGGCTTGTGGACCAGCCGGAAGAAGCGACGGTGATTATCGTCAATACATGCGGTTTCATCGATGCGGCCAAGGAAGAATCGGTCAATACGATTCTGGATATGGCCGAGCTGAAGCAGACGGCGCGCCTTAAGGCGCTGATCGTGTCCGGCTGCCTGACGCAGCGCTACAAACAGCAGCTGATGGAAGAAATGCCCGAGATCGACGGCATCGTCGGTACCGGGGATTTTCATCATATCAACGATATCGTCGACGAGGCGCTGCGAGGGAAGAAGCCGGTCCGCGTCGGCAATCCGGTGTTCGACTACGAGCGGAAGCTGCCGCGGCTGGTCGCAACGCCCCGTTATACCGCCCACGTCAAAATCGCCGAAGGGTGCGACAATGCGTGCACCTTCTGTTCGATTCCGATTATGCGCGGCAAGTTCCGCAGCCGGTCGATCGAATCGATCGTCGACGAAACGAAGCGGCTTGCGGCGCAGGGCGTCAAGGAAATCAGCCTGATCGCGCAGGACTCGACCAATTACGGGACGGACCTTTACGATACATTCATGCTGCCCGAGCTGCTGCGGCGCGTCAGCGAAGTGGACGGAATCGCCTGGGTAAGGCTTCATTATGCCTATCCGGGTTTTTTCACGGACGAGCTGATCGAAACGATCGCGTCCAATCCGAAAATTTGCAATTATATCGACATGCCGCTGCAGCACAGCGAGGATTCGATTTTGAAGCGCATGCGCAGGCCGGGCAGACAGCGAGACGCCCGCGAGCTGGTTGCTAAAATCCGTTCGCGGATTTCCGATGCGGCAATCCGCACGTCGATGATCGTCGGCTTCCCGGGCGAAACCGACGAGGATTTCGAACGCCTGTGCCAATTTGTGCGCGAGATGAAGTTCGACCGTCTCGGCGTATTTACGTATTCGCCCGAGGAGGATACGCCGGCTGTTCGCCTGCCCGACCACGTGCCGGATGAGATCAAGGAATGGCGGGCCAATACGCTGATGGAGATTCAGCGCGAAGTGTCGCGGGCGAGCAGCGGCAAATATATCGGCCGGGAAATCGACGTGCTCGTCGAGCGTTACGACGGCCGCAGCGATATCTTCGTCGGCCGCTCCGTTTACGATGCCCCGGAGATCGACGGCGAGGTGTTCATCTCCAATTGCCGGGTTCAGATCGGCGAAATTCAAAAGGTGCGTATCACGCACGCTTATGAATTTGATATGTCCGGGGAGGGACTGTCGTGA
- a CDS encoding YajQ family cyclic di-GMP-binding protein, producing the protein MSSENSFDIVSKVDMQELSNAITQAEREIETRFDFKGSKSSIKLEKDELVVVSDDEYKLKSVIDILQSKMIKRGVPIKNLEYGKIEPASAGTVRQNIKMKTGIEQDIAKKINILIRDSKLKVKSQIQGDQLRVTGKSKDDLQAVMALLRGADLQIDLQFTNFR; encoded by the coding sequence ATGAGCTCGGAAAATTCTTTTGACATCGTCTCGAAGGTCGACATGCAGGAGCTGTCCAACGCCATTACGCAGGCGGAGCGCGAAATCGAAACCCGTTTCGATTTTAAAGGCAGCAAGAGCAGCATCAAGCTGGAGAAGGACGAGCTTGTCGTCGTATCGGACGACGAATACAAGCTGAAGAGCGTCATTGACATTTTGCAGTCCAAAATGATAAAACGCGGCGTACCGATCAAAAATCTCGAATACGGCAAAATCGAGCCGGCTTCGGCGGGAACGGTCAGGCAGAACATCAAGATGAAGACGGGCATCGAGCAGGATATCGCGAAGAAGATCAACATTCTGATTCGCGACTCGAAGCTGAAGGTGAAAAGCCAGATTCAAGGAGACCAGCTGCGCGTGACGGGGAAAAGCAAGGACGACCTGCAGGCGGTTATGGCTTTGCTGCGCGGGGCTGATCTGCAGATCGATTTGCAGTTTACGAATTTTCGGTAA